One Maribacter dokdonensis DSW-8 genomic region harbors:
- a CDS encoding acetyl-CoA carboxylase carboxyltransferase subunit alpha, which produces MEYLDFELPIKELEEQLDKCMVIGEESDVDVTETCKQIEKKLSDTRKEIYKNLTAWQRVQLSRHPNRPYTLDYIKAICGDTFLELHGDRTVKDDKAMIGGLGKIGDQSYMFVGQQKGYNTKTRQYRNFGMANPEGYRKALRLMKSAEKFQVPVVCLVDTPGAYPGIEAEERGQGEAIARNILEMTRLKVPVIVVIIGEGASGGALGIGVGDKVLMLENTWYSVISPESCSSILWRSWEYKERAAEALKLTATDMKKLKLIDEIIREPAGGAHANREKTFDTVKNKISAHFEELQKLSPKELVNQRMEKYAQMGVFNG; this is translated from the coding sequence ATGGAATATTTGGATTTTGAACTTCCTATTAAAGAATTGGAAGAGCAATTGGACAAGTGCATGGTAATTGGTGAAGAAAGTGATGTAGATGTTACTGAGACCTGTAAGCAGATAGAAAAAAAACTTTCTGATACCAGAAAGGAGATTTATAAGAACTTAACTGCTTGGCAGCGCGTACAGTTGTCAAGACACCCAAATAGACCTTACACTTTAGATTATATCAAAGCTATATGTGGCGATACCTTCTTAGAGCTGCACGGTGACCGTACCGTAAAAGATGATAAGGCCATGATCGGTGGTTTAGGTAAAATTGGTGATCAGAGTTATATGTTCGTTGGTCAGCAAAAAGGGTATAATACCAAAACTCGTCAATACAGAAATTTTGGTATGGCCAACCCGGAAGGGTATAGAAAGGCATTGCGTTTAATGAAATCTGCTGAAAAATTTCAGGTTCCTGTGGTTTGTTTGGTAGATACTCCGGGTGCATACCCTGGTATTGAGGCAGAAGAAAGAGGACAAGGTGAAGCCATTGCAAGAAATATACTTGAAATGACACGTTTAAAAGTGCCAGTTATAGTTGTTATTATCGGTGAAGGTGCATCTGGTGGAGCTTTGGGAATTGGTGTTGGAGATAAGGTGTTAATGTTAGAGAATACTTGGTATTCGGTAATTTCACCAGAGTCTTGCTCTTCTATTTTATGGAGAAGTTGGGAGTATAAGGAAAGAGCTGCAGAAGCGTTGAAATTGACTGCTACCGATATGAAAAAATTAAAGCTAATTGATGAAATTATTCGCGAACCTGCAGGTGGGGCGCATGCCAATAGAGAAAAAACTTTTGATACGGTAAAAAATAAAATTTCTGCCCATTTTGAAGAATTGCAAAAGTTATCACCAAAAGAATTGGTAAATCAGCGTATGGAAAAATATGCCCAAATGGGTGTTTTCAACGGCTAA
- a CDS encoding LptF/LptG family permease: protein MLSIIDKYILKRYLATFSLMLLLFIPIGIMVNLAEQIGKMIDNEAPLDEIVMYYVNFTIYIGNLLFPIFLFLSVIFFTSKLANNTEIVAILSSGVSYGRFLRPYIIGASMIAVLMFFMTMFIVPNASVGFNEFKYKYLKKGKQDRVTNNIFNQLNETDFIYVSSFDPARQLGHNFTFERFKENNELDFKISAANIRWVDKDSSYRLTSYKKRTVLGDTAIIESKRRLDTIFAFDIGDLTPVSYVAETKNLFELDTFIKDQRRKGASNINTYVLVKYKRWALPLTAFILTIIAVSVSSVKRRGGMGANLAFGILIAFIFIFFDKVFGTLAEQSGFSPLLAVIIPNVVFGCLAFYLLQNAKR from the coding sequence ATGCTATCAATAATAGATAAATACATTCTAAAGCGGTATCTGGCAACTTTTTCGTTGATGCTTTTGTTGTTCATTCCCATTGGTATAATGGTGAATTTGGCAGAGCAGATCGGTAAAATGATCGATAATGAAGCCCCGCTGGATGAAATTGTTATGTACTATGTGAACTTTACCATTTACATAGGCAATCTATTATTCCCTATTTTCCTGTTTCTTTCGGTTATATTTTTTACTTCTAAACTTGCTAATAATACAGAAATTGTTGCCATATTAAGTTCTGGGGTATCTTACGGTCGGTTTTTAAGACCTTATATTATAGGGGCTTCTATGATTGCGGTACTCATGTTCTTTATGACCATGTTCATTGTACCCAATGCCAGCGTAGGTTTCAATGAATTTAAATACAAATACTTAAAGAAGGGAAAACAAGATAGGGTAACCAACAACATATTTAATCAGTTGAACGAAACGGATTTTATATATGTGAGTAGTTTTGATCCGGCACGTCAATTGGGACACAACTTTACTTTTGAGCGCTTTAAGGAGAATAATGAACTGGATTTTAAGATTTCTGCAGCCAATATTCGTTGGGTAGACAAAGATTCTAGCTACCGCTTAACATCGTACAAAAAACGAACTGTTTTAGGTGATACGGCAATTATAGAAAGTAAACGTAGGTTAGATACCATATTTGCTTTTGATATAGGCGACCTTACGCCTGTTTCTTATGTGGCCGAGACAAAAAATCTTTTTGAGCTGGATACTTTTATCAAGGATCAGAGAAGAAAAGGGGCTTCTAATATAAATACATATGTACTGGTTAAATATAAAAGATGGGCATTGCCTTTAACTGCTTTTATTTTAACTATAATAGCCGTATCGGTTTCATCTGTAAAAAGACGTGGTGGTATGGGAGCAAATTTAGCCTTTGGTATTTTAATTGCTTTTATATTTATCTTTTTTGATAAGGTATTTGGGACTTTGGCAGAGCAGTCTGGTTTTTCTCCTTTGCTCGCCGTAATAATCCCTAATGTAGTATTTGGATGTTTGGCTTTTTATCTACTTCAAAATGCAAAAAGATAG
- a CDS encoding HAD family hydrolase, which produces MDLSKIKMVVSDMDGTLLNSNHQVSEQFFELFKELQSRDITFVAASGRQYNSIIDKLAPIKDEIIVIAENGGFAKKQDTEILVTPLDQQQVAEILATLNKIPNIHPVLCGKHQAYLTNKSNEFVNKLAEYYTEFEIIDNLNTFTSEVIKIAIYHFESSEQFIYPFVKHFEKDLKVKVSGENWLDISNMNAHKGYALSKVMDSYNLKSNEVIIFGDYNNDLEMLALSDYSFAMSNAHPNVKKVAKYSTLSNDDNGVEHILKMLLK; this is translated from the coding sequence ATGGATTTATCAAAGATTAAAATGGTTGTTTCGGACATGGATGGCACCTTACTTAACTCTAACCACCAAGTCAGTGAACAATTCTTTGAGCTCTTTAAAGAATTACAATCTAGAGACATCACATTTGTTGCTGCCAGTGGCAGACAATACAATAGTATAATTGATAAGCTTGCTCCCATAAAAGACGAAATAATTGTTATTGCCGAGAACGGTGGATTTGCCAAAAAGCAAGATACCGAAATTCTAGTTACGCCATTAGACCAACAACAAGTAGCAGAAATATTAGCTACTTTAAATAAAATCCCCAATATACACCCTGTTCTTTGCGGTAAGCATCAAGCCTATTTAACCAATAAATCGAATGAATTTGTAAATAAATTGGCAGAATATTATACCGAGTTTGAAATCATAGATAACTTAAATACGTTTACTTCCGAAGTAATAAAAATTGCCATATATCATTTTGAAAGTTCAGAACAATTTATATACCCGTTTGTAAAACATTTTGAAAAAGATTTAAAAGTTAAAGTGTCTGGCGAAAACTGGTTAGATATATCTAACATGAACGCTCATAAAGGATATGCGTTATCAAAAGTCATGGACAGCTATAATCTTAAATCCAATGAAGTAATAATATTTGGAGATTACAATAATGACCTAGAAATGCTTGCACTATCAGATTACAGTTTTGCAATGTCAAATGCGCATCCAAACGTAAAAAAGGTTGCCAAATACAGTACATTGAGCAATGATGATAATGGTGTTGAACACATACTTAAAATGCTGCTAAAATAA
- the dnaB gene encoding replicative DNA helicase, translating to MENTKPFVGRKIDKSTIINLEKGKIPPQAVDLEEVVLGAMMIDKKGVDEVIDILHPDVFYKDAHRFIYEAIFILFEESQPVDLLTVSSQLKKSGKLEVCGGDFYLIKLTQKVASSAHIEFHARIILQKYIQRSLIKISGEIIEEAYDEATDVFDLLDTAEAKLYDVTQGNLKRSAETAQDLVIQAKKRIEEIAGKEGMSGIPSGFDKLDKLTSGWQPSDLIIVAARPGMGKTALTLSMARNMAVNSNMPVAFFSLEMSSVQLITRLISSETGLSSEKLRTGKLEKHEWEQLNVKVKSLEKAPLFIDDTPSLSIFDLRAKARRLASQHGIKMIMIDYLQLMTAGGSQKGGNREQEISTISRNLKALAKELNVPVIALSQLSRAVETRGGSKRPVLSDLRESGAIEQDADIVSFIYRPEYYKIEEWDDEEHTPTQGQAEFIVAKHRNGGLENIRLKFIGNQGKFDNLDDFDSPFEFQSKMNANEENPFATKNLPSADDAFGSSMNNSPDFEEDNDVPF from the coding sequence ATGGAGAACACAAAACCTTTTGTTGGTCGTAAGATCGACAAATCTACTATTATAAACCTTGAGAAAGGCAAAATACCACCACAAGCTGTTGATTTAGAGGAGGTTGTGCTTGGTGCTATGATGATAGATAAAAAGGGTGTCGATGAAGTTATCGATATTTTGCACCCCGATGTTTTCTATAAAGATGCTCATAGGTTCATCTATGAAGCTATCTTTATTTTGTTTGAAGAATCACAACCTGTAGATTTATTAACCGTTTCTTCCCAATTGAAGAAATCTGGCAAATTAGAAGTTTGTGGAGGTGATTTTTACCTTATAAAACTGACCCAAAAAGTAGCATCTTCGGCGCATATTGAGTTTCATGCCCGTATTATACTTCAAAAATATATTCAACGTAGTCTTATTAAGATATCCGGTGAGATAATTGAAGAGGCCTATGATGAAGCTACAGATGTTTTTGACTTATTGGATACTGCTGAAGCTAAACTTTATGATGTTACCCAAGGAAACTTAAAACGATCTGCAGAGACCGCTCAGGATTTGGTGATTCAAGCAAAAAAGCGAATAGAGGAAATTGCTGGTAAAGAGGGTATGAGTGGTATACCTTCTGGTTTTGATAAACTAGATAAACTTACCTCAGGATGGCAGCCAAGTGATTTGATCATTGTAGCGGCAAGACCTGGTATGGGTAAAACGGCATTAACCTTGTCTATGGCAAGAAATATGGCGGTAAACTCAAATATGCCGGTAGCCTTCTTTTCACTGGAAATGTCATCGGTACAGCTTATTACCAGGTTAATTTCATCTGAAACAGGGTTGTCTTCAGAAAAATTGAGAACCGGTAAACTAGAAAAACACGAGTGGGAGCAGTTGAACGTAAAGGTGAAATCATTAGAAAAGGCACCTTTGTTTATTGATGATACCCCGTCACTTTCTATTTTCGATTTACGTGCCAAAGCAAGAAGATTGGCTTCTCAGCATGGTATTAAAATGATTATGATCGATTATTTGCAATTAATGACAGCTGGTGGTAGTCAAAAAGGAGGAAACAGGGAACAAGAAATTTCTACTATTTCTAGAAACTTAAAAGCCCTTGCAAAGGAATTGAACGTTCCGGTAATTGCACTATCTCAATTGTCTCGTGCGGTAGAAACACGTGGAGGTAGTAAAAGACCGGTATTATCGGATTTGAGGGAATCTGGTGCAATTGAGCAAGATGCGGATATTGTATCATTTATTTATAGACCAGAATACTATAAGATTGAAGAGTGGGATGATGAGGAACATACACCAACTCAAGGTCAGGCAGAATTTATTGTAGCTAAACACCGTAACGGTGGACTAGAGAATATTAGACTTAAGTTTATCGGTAATCAAGGTAAGTTCGACAACCTTGATGATTTTGACTCTCCTTTTGAATTTCAATCGAAAATGAACGCAAACGAAGAGAATCCGTTCGCAACTAAAAATTTACCAAGTGCAGATGACGCTTTTGGCAGTAGTATGAACAATAGTCCAGATTTTGAAGAGGATAATGATGTACCGTTCTAA
- the tgt gene encoding tRNA guanosine(34) transglycosylase Tgt codes for MKFTLHTTDTQSKARAGTVVTDHGVIETPIFMPVGTVASVKGVHQKELKEEINPDIILGNTYHLFLRPKTEILKKAGGLHKFMGWDRNILTDSGGYQVYSLSGNRKIKEEGVKFKSHIDGSMHLFTPENVMEIQRVIGADIIMAFDECTPYPCEYNYAKRSMHMTHRWLDRCINHLEKTPFEYDYAQTFFPIVQGSTYKDLRRQSAEYIANAGAEGNAIGGLSVGEPAEEMYGMTEVVCEILPEDKPRYLMGVGTPINILENIALGIDMFDCVMPTRNARNGMLFTAHGTMNIKNKKWEDDFSPIDEMGTTFVDHEYSKAYLRHLFAANEYLGKQIATIHNLGFYMWLVREARKHIIAGDFRTWKDMMVKQMDKRL; via the coding sequence TTGAAATTTACATTACACACTACAGATACACAATCAAAAGCTAGGGCAGGAACTGTCGTTACTGATCATGGCGTAATTGAAACCCCAATTTTTATGCCTGTGGGTACGGTTGCCTCGGTTAAAGGTGTGCACCAAAAAGAATTGAAGGAAGAAATAAACCCAGATATTATTTTGGGCAACACCTATCATTTATTTCTTCGTCCTAAAACAGAGATTTTAAAAAAAGCGGGCGGATTACATAAATTTATGGGCTGGGATAGAAATATTCTTACCGATAGCGGAGGGTATCAAGTATATTCTTTATCAGGCAATAGAAAGATAAAGGAGGAAGGCGTAAAATTTAAATCGCATATAGATGGATCTATGCATTTGTTTACACCTGAGAATGTCATGGAAATTCAGCGAGTGATAGGTGCAGATATTATCATGGCTTTTGATGAATGTACACCTTATCCTTGTGAGTATAATTATGCCAAGCGTTCTATGCACATGACGCATAGGTGGCTAGATAGATGTATAAACCATTTGGAGAAAACTCCATTTGAATATGATTATGCGCAAACCTTTTTTCCTATTGTGCAAGGGTCAACTTATAAAGACCTTAGAAGACAATCTGCTGAATATATTGCAAATGCAGGCGCTGAGGGTAATGCAATTGGAGGACTGTCCGTTGGTGAACCAGCGGAGGAAATGTATGGTATGACAGAGGTAGTCTGTGAAATTTTACCAGAAGACAAACCAAGGTATCTAATGGGAGTAGGTACCCCTATTAATATATTGGAGAATATTGCCTTGGGTATAGATATGTTCGATTGTGTAATGCCTACAAGAAACGCTAGAAACGGAATGTTGTTCACAGCGCATGGTACGATGAACATAAAGAACAAAAAGTGGGAAGATGACTTCTCCCCAATTGATGAAATGGGCACTACATTTGTGGATCATGAGTATTCTAAGGCATATTTAAGACATTTGTTTGCCGCCAATGAGTATTTAGGTAAGCAAATAGCAACAATTCATAACTTAGGGTTTTATATGTGGTTGGTGCGCGAAGCTCGTAAACATATCATAGCAGGTGATTTTAGAACTTGGAAAGATATGATGGTAAAACAAATGGATAAAAGGCTATAA
- a CDS encoding helix-turn-helix domain-containing protein, with translation MKKELLRKEIRVKELFNNSFLNNSVQFNEVEVTTKNNSSFIKGVEFSNDEVLQEFDSEICVSSDEHLIKLHFSLEGAYGYQPLKHIKYLVQIPENHCNMFYYPITEGRDMFFKGNAKSFEIYLKPSLLKNLLGKEFEKSFQKLKNAIQNSNSFVLWDKSKFIPPNIRSKINEIIQCPYTGELRKKYLESKLTVLLIDFLLGRQTSRVSKNNVKLLNSDYLALVRVEDYIRKNLKEPLKIIDLADLAGFNPTKLKRDFKKLYGVTVFKYITALRMEVAKSLITQDGATIAHAAYEVGYANPQHFTTAFKRTMGYVPSELKPAVQ, from the coding sequence ATGAAGAAGGAATTGTTAAGGAAAGAAATACGGGTAAAAGAGCTGTTTAATAATAGTTTTTTAAACAATTCGGTACAGTTTAATGAGGTAGAGGTGACTACTAAGAACAATAGTTCTTTTATTAAGGGAGTGGAGTTTTCTAATGATGAAGTATTACAGGAATTTGATTCGGAAATTTGTGTTTCTAGCGATGAACATTTAATAAAATTACACTTCTCATTAGAAGGTGCTTATGGTTATCAGCCGCTTAAACACATAAAGTATTTGGTGCAAATTCCAGAAAATCATTGTAATATGTTCTATTATCCAATTACAGAGGGTAGAGATATGTTTTTTAAGGGAAATGCAAAATCTTTTGAGATATACCTTAAACCTAGTTTGCTAAAGAATTTGTTAGGCAAAGAATTTGAAAAATCTTTTCAGAAGTTGAAGAATGCTATCCAAAATTCCAATTCATTTGTACTATGGGATAAGAGTAAATTTATTCCACCAAATATTCGTAGTAAAATAAATGAGATCATTCAATGTCCTTATACAGGTGAATTAAGAAAAAAATATCTGGAAAGTAAGCTTACGGTATTGTTGATAGATTTTCTTTTAGGAAGACAAACTTCAAGAGTTTCTAAGAATAATGTAAAACTTTTAAATTCCGATTATTTGGCCTTAGTAAGAGTTGAGGATTATATCAGAAAAAATTTGAAAGAGCCATTAAAAATAATTGATTTGGCAGATTTAGCTGGGTTCAATCCTACCAAGTTGAAAAGGGATTTTAAAAAGTTGTACGGGGTTACCGTATTTAAATATATCACTGCGTTAAGAATGGAAGTTGCCAAAAGTTTAATTACTCAAGACGGGGCTACAATTGCGCATGCTGCCTATGAGGTTGGTTATGCTAATCCACAACATTTTACTACAGCTTTTAAAAGAACCATGGGGTATGTGCCTAGTGAGTTGAAACCTGCGGTACAATAG
- a CDS encoding TonB-dependent receptor, translated as MKNHFTVIFILLFASVHSQELLSSISGTVKDDYNNPLAFATVMIEGLKLGVLTDDNGSFLIENVPQGKHNVIVSFIGYRTLFKTVEITSSKKKITVNYKLTESVENLDEVNVNGKSKETEIETKGFAVNAIKTEEASIRNIQTNELLNTTVGVKIRQNGGLGSNVEYSLNGLSGNSVSIFIDGIPISMYGSSFSLNSIPPSMIENIEVYKGVIPGHLADDALGGAINIVMKKGARNNLNASVSYGSFNTLQASINGLYRFDKSGFTVKASGFHNYSDNDYEISGRNIVDKGLGGVETLITAKRFNDAYRSTGGTIQAGYTDVKWADQFFIGVTGSDDYKEVQHGAFVTKIPYKGRFLESDALLANLTYLKKDIFFKGLDVNVTGLFGERNRILNDTTAEAYSWTGNRAIDYKGDEFEYSWGSQQEGGPTLLNINRKVASIRTGICYEINKNHKVFLNHVYSGLDREDSDEMISLLENTFQQTSDIYKNIYSLSYELNAIDDKLKVNLFGKHYRQKVLNTFPRFNSNATEVIDEVYQSNKDYNGYGYAISYLLIKNLNILTSAEKAIRLPNENEVFGDAGENIEPNLTIEPETSNNYNLGFRFGRFNIKNHALTVSTNLFSRKIQNLIGFPGDAQDNQELGETIQYGNFDRETTSKGVEAEISYNFKDNFGFNFNLSKLTLQRKNLQDNIVNSPNVPLFTMNTSLRYSFNNFILNTARFNLFYNAYFTDEFSYKEEQGTNVAGLEEFLIPTQFIQDFGCSYVFPNKRVSISLDVKNVFDEVAYDNLRVQKPGRAFYLKLNYIINNF; from the coding sequence ATGAAAAACCATTTTACCGTCATTTTTATATTACTCTTTGCATCTGTTCATTCTCAAGAGTTACTTAGTTCTATTTCAGGAACTGTTAAAGACGATTACAACAATCCTTTAGCTTTTGCAACTGTGATGATAGAGGGTCTTAAACTAGGCGTTTTAACAGACGACAACGGTAGCTTCCTCATTGAAAATGTACCTCAAGGAAAACACAATGTTATTGTTTCTTTTATTGGTTATAGAACACTTTTTAAAACCGTTGAAATTACCAGTAGTAAAAAGAAAATTACAGTCAATTATAAGTTAACGGAAAGTGTTGAAAACCTAGATGAAGTCAATGTTAACGGCAAGTCCAAAGAGACGGAGATAGAAACCAAAGGTTTTGCTGTTAATGCTATAAAAACTGAAGAAGCCAGTATTAGAAATATTCAGACCAATGAATTATTAAACACTACTGTTGGTGTAAAAATTAGACAAAACGGCGGACTAGGTTCTAATGTAGAATACTCTTTAAATGGTTTATCAGGAAATTCGGTTAGTATTTTTATTGACGGCATACCCATTTCTATGTACGGTTCTTCTTTTAGTTTGAACAGTATTCCTCCTTCAATGATAGAAAACATTGAAGTTTACAAGGGAGTGATTCCCGGACATTTGGCTGATGATGCACTAGGTGGAGCAATCAACATTGTAATGAAAAAAGGTGCACGTAATAATTTAAATGCTTCCGTATCATATGGATCATTTAATACATTACAAGCCAGCATTAACGGGTTGTATCGTTTTGATAAATCTGGTTTTACCGTCAAAGCCTCTGGTTTTCATAATTATTCTGACAATGATTATGAAATTAGCGGAAGAAATATTGTAGATAAAGGTCTAGGAGGGGTTGAAACACTTATCACAGCAAAAAGATTTAATGATGCTTATAGGTCTACCGGAGGAACAATACAGGCAGGTTATACTGACGTAAAGTGGGCGGATCAATTTTTTATTGGCGTTACAGGTTCCGATGATTACAAAGAAGTGCAACACGGTGCTTTTGTTACTAAAATACCGTATAAAGGCAGATTTTTAGAGTCCGATGCGTTGTTGGCTAATTTGACATATCTTAAAAAAGATATCTTTTTTAAAGGTTTAGATGTAAATGTTACCGGATTATTTGGGGAGAGAAATCGTATTTTGAATGACACCACAGCCGAGGCATATAGCTGGACAGGAAATAGAGCTATAGACTACAAAGGCGATGAATTTGAATATTCTTGGGGATCCCAACAAGAAGGCGGACCAACACTACTTAACATCAACAGGAAAGTTGCTTCTATAAGAACAGGAATTTGTTATGAAATAAATAAAAACCATAAAGTATTTCTAAACCACGTCTACAGCGGACTTGACCGGGAAGATAGTGATGAAATGATATCACTTTTAGAAAACACCTTTCAACAAACCAGTGATATATACAAAAATATATACTCCTTAAGTTATGAGCTAAATGCTATTGATGATAAATTAAAAGTGAATCTGTTCGGTAAGCACTATAGACAAAAGGTATTGAATACATTTCCGAGGTTCAACAGCAACGCCACAGAGGTTATTGATGAAGTTTACCAAAGCAATAAAGATTATAATGGTTACGGGTATGCAATTTCTTATCTGCTTATAAAAAATCTTAATATTCTCACCTCTGCTGAAAAAGCTATTCGTCTACCAAATGAGAACGAAGTATTTGGTGATGCAGGAGAAAATATTGAACCCAACCTTACCATTGAACCAGAAACCAGCAATAATTATAACCTCGGTTTTAGATTCGGAAGGTTCAACATAAAAAATCACGCACTTACGGTTTCTACCAATCTATTTTCTCGAAAAATTCAAAATTTAATTGGTTTTCCCGGTGATGCTCAGGATAATCAAGAACTAGGAGAAACTATTCAATATGGAAATTTTGATAGGGAAACCACTTCTAAAGGGGTAGAAGCAGAAATCAGCTATAACTTTAAGGACAACTTTGGATTTAATTTCAACCTGTCCAAACTAACGCTTCAAAGAAAAAATCTTCAAGATAATATTGTAAACTCTCCAAATGTTCCCTTGTTTACAATGAACACTTCGCTACGGTATTCATTCAATAATTTTATTCTAAATACAGCACGTTTTAATCTTTTTTACAATGCTTACTTCACAGATGAATTCTCCTATAAAGAGGAACAAGGTACTAATGTGGCAGGTTTAGAAGAGTTTTTAATTCCAACCCAATTTATTCAAGATTTTGGATGTAGTTACGTGTTTCCAAATAAAAGAGTTTCTATAAGCCTTGATGTCAAAAACGTATTTGATGAAGTTGCCTATGACAATTTACGGGTGCAAAAACCAGGAAGAGCATTTTATCTAAAACTGAATTACATAATCAATAATTTTTAA
- a CDS encoding secondary thiamine-phosphate synthase enzyme YjbQ: MKLFQRQFSLPPYQRGFHIITSLILEHLPEIQEIDVGMLQVFIKHTSASLTINENADPTVREDFESYINRFVPENEPYYKHNYEGPDDMPAHIKASLMGASVQVPVSNGKLNMGIWQGIYLCEHRNYASGRNIVLTLWGS; the protein is encoded by the coding sequence ATGAAGTTATTTCAAAGACAGTTTAGTTTACCACCTTACCAAAGAGGTTTTCATATTATCACCAGCCTAATCTTAGAACATTTACCAGAGATTCAAGAAATTGATGTTGGTATGCTACAGGTATTTATTAAACACACATCTGCTAGTTTAACCATTAATGAAAACGCAGATCCCACAGTCAGAGAAGATTTTGAGTCCTATATAAATAGATTTGTGCCTGAAAATGAACCTTATTATAAGCATAATTATGAAGGTCCAGATGATATGCCTGCACACATAAAGGCTTCATTAATGGGAGCGTCTGTTCAAGTGCCCGTATCCAATGGGAAATTAAATATGGGAATATGGCAAGGTATATATTTATGTGAACATCGAAATTATGCCTCGGGCAGAAACATTGTTCTGACCTTGTGGGGAAGTTGA
- a CDS encoding DMT family transporter, whose amino-acid sequence MQKDRILNLLHLHFIVFIWGFTAILGKLITIDSLPLVWIRMGLATLFIAIYLLFAKFSIKISRKTFWWLLGGGVVVALHWVTFFLAIKVSTVSVALAMMSTGAFFTALMEPFWYKRKIIGYEIFFGLLVVVGLYLIFKVEAQYVFGMTIALISAFLAAVFSLINGKLVQNHRPSVISFYELGVGVLFLSIVLIAKGDWNMSLVVLPTSDWIYLSILAVVCTAYAFIASVKVMKILTPYTVMLTTNLEPVYGILLAWFIFGSEEKMKPMFYVGALIILSTVIANGILKQRANIKKRVPKI is encoded by the coding sequence ATGCAAAAAGATAGAATATTAAATCTACTGCATTTACATTTCATTGTCTTTATTTGGGGCTTTACCGCTATTTTAGGTAAGTTGATTACAATTGATTCTTTACCATTGGTTTGGATCAGAATGGGGTTGGCAACACTTTTTATTGCGATTTATTTATTGTTTGCAAAGTTTAGTATAAAAATTTCAAGAAAAACATTTTGGTGGTTGCTGGGTGGTGGCGTTGTGGTAGCATTACATTGGGTAACTTTCTTTTTGGCAATAAAGGTTTCTACGGTATCGGTTGCTCTTGCCATGATGTCTACAGGTGCTTTTTTTACGGCATTAATGGAGCCCTTTTGGTATAAACGTAAAATTATAGGGTACGAAATTTTTTTCGGGCTGTTGGTGGTAGTAGGGCTTTATTTAATATTTAAAGTTGAGGCGCAATATGTATTTGGTATGACCATAGCATTGATATCTGCTTTTTTGGCAGCAGTGTTTTCCTTGATCAATGGTAAATTGGTTCAGAACCATAGACCCTCTGTTATTTCATTTTATGAATTGGGTGTAGGAGTTTTATTTTTGTCCATTGTTTTAATTGCTAAAGGAGATTGGAATATGTCCTTGGTTGTTTTACCTACTTCAGATTGGATCTATTTGTCCATTTTAGCTGTAGTATGTACTGCCTATGCTTTCATAGCTTCGGTCAAGGTGATGAAGATTTTAACCCCATATACAGTTATGCTTACCACAAATTTAGAACCTGTGTACGGTATTTTGCTAGCATGGTTTATATTTGGCTCAGAAGAAAAAATGAAACCTATGTTTTATGTGGGAGCTTTAATTATACTCAGTACCGTCATTGCGAACGGTATTTTGAAACAAAGAGCAAATATTAAAAAAAGGGTACCCAAGATTTAG